Proteins encoded within one genomic window of Halomonas sp. YLGW01:
- a CDS encoding calcium/sodium antiporter, producing MMLLPLLAVVLGFLGLLWSADRFVGAAAATAYRAGMSTLLIGMTIVALGTSAPEIIVAIMASLDGTPDLATGNALGSNIANIGLVLGITALIVPVPVRFSIVRRELPLLLGATGLAGYALADGELGLFDALLLAALLIFSLWWLFKADGGNGDGDTQDGEIPDMALPRALAWLIATLILLVASSRLLVWGASEIASAFGVSELVIGLTVVAIGTSLPELGACVASALKRHHDIAIGNVIGSNLFNMLAVLPMPGLLAPGPVDAHAISRDYPTMLLLTLLLGSWLLWQRRGTLGRLPGALLVLIYVGYLGLLLQSSLTGA from the coding sequence ATGATGCTGCTACCCCTGCTCGCCGTCGTGCTTGGCTTCCTGGGCCTCTTGTGGAGCGCCGACCGCTTCGTGGGCGCCGCGGCCGCCACGGCGTATCGGGCGGGCATGAGCACACTGCTGATCGGCATGACCATCGTCGCGCTGGGCACCTCGGCCCCCGAGATCATCGTCGCCATCATGGCCTCGCTCGATGGCACGCCTGATCTCGCCACCGGTAACGCCCTGGGGTCCAACATCGCCAATATCGGCCTGGTGCTCGGCATCACCGCCCTGATCGTGCCGGTGCCGGTGCGTTTCTCGATCGTGCGCCGCGAACTCCCCCTGTTGCTGGGCGCCACCGGGCTTGCCGGCTACGCGCTGGCCGACGGTGAACTGGGCCTCTTCGATGCCCTGCTGCTGGCCGCCCTGCTGATCTTCAGCCTGTGGTGGCTGTTCAAGGCCGATGGCGGCAACGGCGACGGCGACACTCAGGACGGCGAGATCCCGGACATGGCCTTGCCCCGGGCGCTGGCCTGGCTGATCGCCACCCTGATCCTGCTGGTGGCGAGTTCCCGCCTACTGGTGTGGGGCGCCAGCGAGATCGCCAGTGCTTTCGGCGTCAGCGAGCTGGTGATCGGCCTCACCGTGGTCGCCATCGGCACCAGCCTGCCGGAACTCGGCGCCTGCGTGGCCAGCGCCCTGAAGCGACACCACGATATCGCCATCGGCAACGTCATCGGCTCGAACCTGTTCAACATGCTGGCGGTGCTGCCGATGCCCGGCCTGCTCGCCCCGGGCCCGGTCGATGCCCACGCCATCAGCCGCGACTATCCCACCATGCTGCTGCTGACCCTACTGCTCGGCAGCTGGCTGTTGTGGCAGCGCCGCGGCACCCTGGGCCGCCTCCCCGGCGCCCTGCTGGTGCTGATCTATGTCGGCTACCTGGGCCTACTGCTCCAGTCCAGCCTCACGGGCGCTTGA
- the hisG gene encoding ATP phosphoribosyltransferase: MSKQLILALSKGRILDETLPLLADAGIRPAEDLGKSRKLLFDTNLPDVKLVVIRATDVPTYVQLGAADLGVAGKDVLLEHGAEGLYEPLDLEIARCKLMTAGITGAEPAKARRRVATKFVSVARRYYAEQGIQAEVIKLYGAMELAPLMNLADEIVDIVDTGNTLRANGMEPREKIADISTRLVVNQAAMTMKHDRLKPLLNRLREAVASRRG, from the coding sequence ATGTCCAAGCAACTGATCCTGGCCCTCTCGAAGGGCCGCATTCTCGACGAGACCCTGCCGCTGCTGGCGGATGCCGGCATCCGGCCCGCCGAAGACCTGGGCAAGAGTCGCAAGCTGCTGTTCGATACCAACCTGCCGGACGTCAAGCTGGTGGTGATTCGCGCCACCGACGTGCCGACCTATGTGCAGCTGGGAGCCGCCGATCTGGGGGTGGCCGGCAAGGACGTGCTGCTCGAGCATGGCGCCGAGGGGCTCTATGAGCCGCTGGATCTCGAGATCGCGCGTTGCAAGCTGATGACCGCCGGCATCACCGGCGCCGAGCCGGCCAAGGCGCGCCGTCGCGTGGCGACCAAGTTCGTTTCGGTGGCGCGTCGTTACTATGCCGAGCAGGGCATTCAGGCCGAGGTCATCAAGCTCTACGGCGCCATGGAGCTGGCGCCGCTGATGAATCTGGCTGATGAAATCGTCGATATCGTCGATACCGGCAACACCCTGCGTGCTAACGGCATGGAGCCCCGGGAGAAGATCGCCGACATCAGCACGCGCCTGGTGGTCAACCAGGCCGCCATGACCATGAAGCATGATCGTCTCAAGCCGCTGCTCAACCGGCTGCGCGAGGCCGTGGCCAGTCGGCGTGGCTAG
- the murA gene encoding UDP-N-acetylglucosamine 1-carboxyvinyltransferase, translating to MDKLIITGNGPLDGEVWASGAKNSALPILCSSLLAEGPVTLGNLPHLQDITTSLELLGRMGVDLVMGDKMAIQLDASGVTECHAPYDLVKKMRASILVLGPLLARFGKADVSLPGGCAIGSRPVDLHIRGLQAMGAEISVENGYIRATAPGGRLKGATVFFDVVTVTGTENLLMAAALADGTTVLENAAKEPEIVDLAECLIKMGARIEGHGTDTITIQGVERLHGCYHDIMPDRIETGTFLVAAALTRGRVRVRRTRADILEAVLAKLEEAGGEVTTGEDWIELDMKGRRPKAVNVRTAPYPAFPTDMQAQFVAMNAVAEGTGRVVETIFENRFMHVQELNRMGADIALEGNTAVVTGVEQLSGAPVMATDLRASASLVVAAMVAKGETLVDRIYHIDRGYECIEEKLQLLGGKIRRVPG from the coding sequence ATGGATAAGCTGATCATTACCGGTAATGGCCCCCTCGACGGTGAGGTGTGGGCCAGTGGTGCCAAGAATTCGGCCCTGCCGATCCTGTGTTCCTCGCTGCTGGCGGAGGGGCCCGTGACGCTCGGTAACCTGCCTCACCTGCAGGACATCACCACCTCGCTCGAGCTGCTGGGACGCATGGGTGTCGACCTGGTAATGGGCGACAAGATGGCCATCCAGCTCGATGCCAGCGGGGTGACCGAGTGTCACGCCCCCTATGACCTGGTCAAGAAGATGCGCGCCTCCATCCTGGTGCTGGGGCCCTTGCTGGCGCGCTTCGGCAAGGCCGATGTCTCGTTGCCGGGGGGCTGCGCCATCGGCTCGCGTCCGGTGGACCTGCACATCCGTGGCCTTCAGGCCATGGGGGCGGAGATTAGCGTCGAGAACGGCTATATTCGCGCCACGGCGCCGGGCGGCCGCCTCAAGGGCGCGACCGTCTTCTTCGATGTGGTGACCGTGACCGGCACCGAGAACCTGCTGATGGCGGCGGCCCTGGCCGATGGCACCACGGTGCTCGAGAACGCGGCCAAGGAACCCGAGATCGTCGATCTGGCCGAGTGCCTGATCAAGATGGGGGCGCGCATCGAGGGTCACGGCACCGATACCATCACCATCCAGGGTGTCGAGCGTCTGCACGGCTGTTACCACGACATCATGCCCGACCGGATCGAGACCGGGACCTTCCTGGTGGCGGCGGCCCTGACTCGTGGCCGGGTGCGGGTGCGCCGTACCCGGGCCGACATCCTCGAGGCGGTGCTGGCCAAGCTCGAGGAAGCCGGCGGCGAGGTCACGACCGGCGAGGACTGGATCGAGCTCGACATGAAGGGGCGGCGTCCGAAAGCGGTCAATGTGCGCACCGCGCCATACCCGGCCTTTCCTACCGACATGCAGGCCCAGTTCGTGGCCATGAATGCGGTGGCCGAGGGCACCGGGCGCGTGGTCGAGACGATCTTCGAGAACCGCTTCATGCACGTGCAGGAGCTCAACCGCATGGGTGCCGATATCGCCCTCGAAGGCAATACGGCGGTGGTGACCGGCGTCGAGCAGTTGTCCGGTGCGCCGGTGATGGCCACCGACCTGCGGGCCTCGGCCTCGCTGGTGGTGGCGGCGATGGTCGCCAAGGGCGAGACCCTGGTCGATCGCATCTATCACATCGATCGCGGCTATGAGTGCATCGAAGAAAAGCTGCAGCTGCTGGGCGGCAAGATCCGTCGCGTGCCCGGCTAG
- a CDS encoding Do family serine endopeptidase, whose amino-acid sequence MRRFLLPLVWPTLAGVLLAIVLLIAFPELGGQNPAVSVSPPAASLEPTRQTPTTPEVNRPAPEVRDAPALSRNSGPVSYSEAVEQAAPAVVNIYSSRVVEREQHPLMSDPFFSQFFGDDMPRRQRMLSSLGSGVIVSDEGYVLTNHHVISGADQIQVALRDGRETLAEVIGTDPESDLAVLRIDLDDLPVIALSDSNQAAVGDVALAIGNPFGVGQTVTMGIVSATGRSHLGLNAYEDFIQTDAAINPGNSGGALINPDGALVGINTAIFSRSGGSQGIGFAIPANLAREILDELVTQGRVIRGWLGIEAQEMTRELAASFGLDAIVGVVISGVVPDGPAAAAGLEPGDVLLEVDGRTIRDARAVMTDVAAISPGTQLPLRLVRNGKPLDVTLEVGERPSAETSAPQP is encoded by the coding sequence ATGCGTCGTTTTCTCCTGCCCCTCGTCTGGCCGACCCTGGCCGGCGTCCTGCTGGCCATCGTGCTGCTGATCGCCTTCCCCGAACTCGGCGGCCAGAACCCGGCCGTATCGGTCTCGCCGCCAGCCGCAAGCCTAGAGCCCACCCGCCAGACACCGACGACGCCAGAAGTGAACCGCCCCGCCCCCGAGGTTCGCGATGCCCCGGCCCTGTCACGGAACTCAGGCCCGGTCAGCTACTCGGAGGCGGTGGAGCAGGCGGCGCCCGCGGTGGTGAACATCTATTCCTCGCGGGTGGTCGAGCGTGAACAGCATCCGCTGATGTCGGACCCCTTCTTCAGCCAGTTCTTCGGTGATGACATGCCCAGGCGCCAGCGCATGCTCTCGAGCCTCGGCTCGGGCGTCATCGTCAGCGACGAGGGCTATGTGCTCACCAACCATCACGTGATCAGCGGCGCCGACCAGATTCAGGTCGCCCTGCGGGACGGTCGCGAGACCCTCGCCGAGGTGATCGGCACCGACCCGGAGAGCGACCTGGCCGTCTTGCGCATCGATCTCGACGACCTGCCGGTGATCGCCCTCTCCGACTCGAACCAGGCGGCGGTGGGCGATGTAGCGCTGGCCATCGGCAACCCCTTCGGGGTCGGCCAGACGGTGACCATGGGGATCGTCAGCGCCACCGGCCGCAGCCACCTGGGGCTGAATGCCTACGAGGACTTCATCCAGACCGATGCGGCCATCAATCCCGGCAACTCCGGTGGTGCCTTGATCAACCCCGATGGCGCCCTGGTCGGCATCAACACCGCCATCTTCTCCCGTTCCGGCGGCTCCCAGGGCATCGGCTTCGCCATCCCCGCCAACCTGGCGCGGGAGATCCTCGACGAGCTGGTCACCCAGGGCCGGGTGATCCGCGGCTGGCTGGGCATCGAGGCCCAGGAGATGACCCGCGAGCTGGCCGCCTCCTTCGGCCTCGACGCCATCGTCGGGGTGGTGATCTCGGGCGTCGTGCCCGACGGGCCGGCCGCTGCCGCCGGCCTCGAGCCCGGCGATGTGCTGCTGGAGGTCGACGGCCGCACCATTCGTGATGCCCGAGCGGTGATGACCGATGTCGCCGCCATCTCCCCGGGCACCCAACTGCCGCTGCGCCTGGTGCGCAATGGCAAGCCGCTGGACGTGACCCTCGAGGTCGGCGAGCGCCCCAGTGCCGAAACGTCCGCGCCCCAGCCCTAG
- a CDS encoding ATP-binding cassette domain-containing protein yields the protein MHDSPLVVVEGLRFSRGDREIFRGVDLAIPRGKITAIMGPSGSGKTTLLKLIGGQLAPDAGRVMIDGEDLHALSRKKLFALRRRMGMLFQSGALFSDLSVFENVAFPLRVHTDLPDAMIRDVVLMKLEAVGLRGARELMPAELSGGMARRVALARALALDPELIFYDEPFVGQDPISMGVLVQLIRRVNDALGLTAVVVSHDIKETLSIADYVYVIADGKVMAQGTPESLDVDQDPRVRQFMHGEPDGPVPFHYPADDFYTDMLNGGGQP from the coding sequence ATGCACGATTCACCCCTGGTGGTGGTCGAAGGGCTACGCTTTTCTCGTGGCGATAGGGAAATCTTTCGGGGCGTGGATCTCGCCATCCCCCGTGGCAAGATCACGGCGATCATGGGGCCGAGTGGATCCGGCAAGACCACCCTGCTCAAGCTGATCGGTGGCCAGCTGGCCCCGGATGCGGGCCGGGTGATGATCGATGGCGAGGATCTCCATGCCCTGAGTCGCAAGAAGCTGTTCGCCCTGCGGCGGCGGATGGGCATGCTGTTTCAGAGCGGCGCCTTGTTCTCGGACCTGAGCGTCTTCGAGAACGTGGCCTTTCCGCTGCGGGTGCACACGGACCTGCCCGACGCCATGATTCGCGACGTGGTGTTGATGAAACTCGAGGCCGTGGGGTTGCGCGGCGCCCGCGAGTTGATGCCGGCCGAGCTGTCCGGCGGCATGGCGCGCCGGGTGGCGCTGGCACGGGCGCTGGCCTTGGACCCGGAGCTGATCTTCTACGATGAGCCCTTCGTCGGCCAGGACCCTATTTCCATGGGTGTGCTGGTGCAGCTGATTCGTCGCGTCAACGATGCCCTGGGGCTCACCGCCGTGGTGGTCTCCCACGACATCAAGGAGACGCTGTCGATCGCCGACTATGTCTATGTAATCGCCGACGGCAAGGTGATGGCTCAGGGTACGCCCGAGAGCCTCGATGTCGATCAGGATCCCCGCGTCCGCCAATTCATGCACGGCGAGCCCGACGGGCCGGTGCCGTTTCATTATCCGGCGGATGATTTCTATACGGACATGCTCAACGGAGGAGGGCAGCCATGA
- a CDS encoding BolA family protein, which translates to MQPQDVKALLETRIADCDFHIQGEGCNFQVIAVGEVFNGLTPVKRQQLIYGALSEEIASGALHAVSIKTYTPAQWQTAADSAGA; encoded by the coding sequence ATGCAACCCCAAGACGTCAAGGCGCTGCTCGAGACGCGCATTGCCGACTGTGATTTCCACATCCAGGGCGAAGGCTGCAACTTTCAGGTCATTGCCGTGGGCGAGGTCTTCAATGGCCTGACACCGGTCAAGCGCCAGCAGTTGATCTACGGGGCCCTCTCCGAGGAAATCGCCAGCGGTGCCCTGCATGCCGTCAGCATCAAGACCTATACCCCGGCCCAGTGGCAGACTGCTGCCGACAGTGCCGGGGCCTGA
- a CDS encoding STAS domain-containing protein yields MTRLFDAQGVCLEAVEGELAVSGDVDFDVAAPLAAAGASWLAEQHAAHGLRLDLRGVDRVSSAALSVMLEWLRSARRAGLEVQCVQLSPALAKLTALAGLDSLLPQGQARETTSAD; encoded by the coding sequence ATGACCCGTCTCTTCGACGCTCAGGGGGTGTGCCTCGAGGCTGTCGAGGGTGAGCTGGCCGTCAGCGGCGACGTGGATTTCGACGTTGCCGCGCCGCTGGCCGCTGCCGGCGCCAGCTGGCTTGCCGAACAGCACGCCGCCCACGGGCTCCGTCTCGACCTGCGTGGTGTCGATCGGGTCAGCAGCGCCGCCTTGAGCGTGATGCTCGAGTGGCTGCGCAGCGCTCGTCGAGCCGGTCTCGAGGTGCAGTGCGTGCAGCTGTCGCCGGCGCTTGCCAAGCTCACGGCGCTGGCCGGACTGGATTCCCTCCTGCCTCAGGGCCAGGCCCGCGAGACGACCTCGGCGGACTGA
- a CDS encoding ABC transporter substrate-binding protein → MRVHLPSVTRWLLALVLCVVMMPAQAQANAPSQAPDELIRQSIDDLMGKIEGRRGYFSEHVDELEALVEESLHDVADFRYIGASVMGRYFRNATPAQRSRFVDTFRQTLIDTYAKGLVTFDYREIRVLDQQQASREPGQASVDMEVVANDGAVYPVSYSLRLSGGEWKVVNVIVNGINLGLTFRNQFDQAMRDNGRDYDATINGWSPEVEIGDEEQGA, encoded by the coding sequence ATGCGCGTTCACCTGCCCTCTGTTACCCGCTGGCTGCTGGCCTTGGTGCTGTGCGTCGTGATGATGCCCGCCCAGGCGCAGGCCAATGCTCCGAGCCAGGCGCCCGATGAGCTGATCCGCCAGAGCATCGACGACCTGATGGGCAAGATCGAAGGTCGTCGTGGCTACTTCTCCGAGCACGTGGATGAGCTCGAAGCACTGGTCGAGGAGAGCCTTCATGACGTCGCCGACTTCCGCTACATCGGCGCCAGCGTGATGGGGCGCTATTTCCGCAACGCCACGCCCGCTCAGCGCTCCCGCTTCGTCGACACCTTCCGTCAGACGCTGATCGACACCTATGCCAAGGGGCTGGTGACCTTCGACTACCGGGAGATCCGCGTGCTCGACCAGCAGCAGGCGTCTCGCGAGCCCGGTCAGGCCAGCGTCGACATGGAAGTGGTCGCCAACGATGGTGCCGTCTATCCGGTCAGCTACTCCCTGCGCCTGAGCGGCGGCGAGTGGAAGGTCGTCAACGTGATCGTCAATGGCATCAATCTGGGACTGACGTTCCGTAACCAGTTCGATCAGGCGATGCGCGACAATGGCCGTGATTACGATGCCACCATCAATGGCTGGTCGCCCGAGGTGGAGATCGGCGACGAAGAGCAGGGCGCATGA
- a CDS encoding HAD hydrolase family protein, with amino-acid sequence MSPDSPLAPTLADRARKVRLLALDVDGVLTDGRLYFQADGIEIKAFHTQDGHGIKLLRQAGVEVALITGRESPMVTQRAAALGIEHVFQHRDDKLTALRELTQSLGLELEQAAYCGDDLQDLAAIQAAGLGITVPNAPPYMRREADWVTERSGGHGAVRDICDTLLESQGHWAAVMDRYSLDATDRGRP; translated from the coding sequence ATGTCACCCGATTCACCGCTCGCCCCGACGCTTGCCGATCGCGCACGAAAAGTCAGGCTGCTGGCCCTGGACGTGGACGGCGTTCTCACCGACGGCCGCCTCTATTTCCAGGCCGACGGCATCGAGATCAAGGCCTTTCACACCCAGGACGGCCATGGCATCAAGCTGCTGCGCCAGGCCGGCGTCGAGGTCGCCCTGATCACCGGCCGCGAATCGCCGATGGTCACCCAGCGCGCCGCCGCCCTGGGGATCGAGCACGTCTTCCAGCACCGGGACGACAAGCTCACCGCCCTGCGCGAACTGACCCAAAGCCTCGGTCTCGAGCTTGAGCAGGCCGCCTACTGTGGCGATGACCTTCAGGATCTGGCCGCCATCCAAGCGGCCGGCCTCGGCATCACCGTACCCAACGCGCCGCCCTACATGCGTCGCGAGGCCGACTGGGTCACCGAACGCAGCGGCGGCCACGGGGCCGTGCGCGATATCTGCGACACCCTGCTGGAGAGCCAGGGCCATTGGGCCGCGGTGATGGACCGATACAGCCTAGATGCCACGGATCGCGGTCGGCCCTGA
- the mlaE gene encoding lipid asymmetry maintenance ABC transporter permease subunit MlaE: MITRITRLGRQGCDLLEALGRAGLFLAQSSVGWPSGEGVYLWLRQMHFIGVLSLAIVLVSGLFIGMVLALQGYTILVDFGAEDALGQMVSLSLLRELAPVVAALLFAGRAGSALTAEIGLMKATEQLSSMEMIGVDPLKRVVAPRLWAGFVSLPLLTVGFSVVGVWGGHLVGVEWLGVYEGSYWGNMQASVDFIEDVGNGMLKSLAFALVVTWIAVFQGYDLVPTSEGISRATTRTVVYSSLAVLGLDFVLTALMFGELG, encoded by the coding sequence ATGATCACGCGGATTACCCGCCTGGGTCGTCAGGGCTGCGATCTGCTCGAGGCGCTGGGGCGGGCCGGACTGTTTCTCGCCCAGTCATCGGTGGGATGGCCCTCCGGTGAGGGGGTCTATCTGTGGCTACGCCAGATGCATTTCATCGGCGTGCTGTCGCTTGCCATCGTGCTGGTGTCGGGGCTGTTCATCGGCATGGTGCTGGCCCTGCAGGGCTACACCATCCTGGTGGACTTCGGCGCCGAGGATGCCTTGGGGCAGATGGTCTCGCTGTCGCTGCTGCGCGAGCTGGCCCCGGTGGTGGCGGCGCTGCTGTTCGCCGGCCGTGCGGGCTCGGCGCTGACCGCCGAGATCGGTCTGATGAAGGCCACCGAACAGCTGAGCAGCATGGAAATGATCGGCGTCGATCCGCTCAAGCGGGTGGTGGCGCCGCGCCTGTGGGCGGGCTTCGTGTCTCTGCCGCTGCTGACCGTGGGGTTCAGCGTCGTCGGCGTCTGGGGTGGGCATCTGGTGGGCGTCGAGTGGCTTGGCGTCTACGAGGGCTCCTACTGGGGCAACATGCAGGCCAGCGTCGATTTCATCGAGGATGTCGGCAATGGCATGCTCAAGAGTCTGGCCTTCGCCCTGGTCGTGACCTGGATCGCGGTGTTCCAGGGCTATGACCTGGTGCCGACCTCGGAAGGCATTTCACGCGCTACCACAAGAACGGTGGTGTATTCCTCGCTGGCGGTACTGGGACTGGATTTCGTGCTGACCGCGCTGATGTTTGGAGAACTGGGATGA
- the hisD gene encoding histidinol dehydrogenase, producing MTDSVAASLDISRLSTQDADFDARLEALLAWEGVSDAEVQSRVDEILGGVRERGDAALVEYTNRFDRLSAHSMAELTIGADRLRQAFDGLPAEQREALAAAAERVRNYHEHQKPGSWQYTEADGTVLGQQVMPLDRAGIYVPGGKAAYPSSVLMNAIPAHVAGVREIVMVVPTPDGILNELVLAAAHLAGVDWVFTLGGAQAVAALAYGTETVPRVDKIVGPGNIYVATAKRAVFGQVGIDMIAGPSEILVISDGGTDPDWLAMDLFSQAEHDEDAQAIFVSWDAAHVEAVEEAMARLLPTMERAPIIRDSLAGRGALITCRDRDEAVALINRIAPEHLELSLEDPEALLPEIRHAGAIFMGRYTAEALGDYCAGPNHVLPTSGTARFSSPLGVYDFQKRSSIIHCSAQGASALGRTASVLARGESLTAHARSAEYRIKD from the coding sequence ATGACCGATTCCGTTGCCGCTTCCCTCGACATCTCGCGGTTGTCCACGCAGGACGCTGATTTCGATGCGCGCCTCGAGGCGCTGCTGGCTTGGGAAGGTGTGTCCGACGCCGAGGTGCAGTCGCGGGTCGACGAGATCCTTGGCGGTGTGCGCGAGCGTGGCGACGCCGCCCTCGTCGAGTACACCAATCGCTTCGATCGACTGTCGGCCCACAGCATGGCGGAGCTGACCATCGGCGCCGACCGGCTGCGTCAGGCCTTCGATGGGCTGCCGGCCGAGCAGCGCGAGGCGCTGGCGGCAGCCGCCGAGCGGGTGCGGAACTATCATGAGCATCAGAAGCCCGGCTCCTGGCAATATACCGAGGCGGACGGCACCGTGCTCGGCCAGCAGGTCATGCCGCTGGATCGCGCCGGCATCTACGTGCCCGGTGGCAAGGCGGCCTACCCCTCGTCGGTACTGATGAATGCCATTCCGGCCCATGTCGCGGGGGTGCGCGAGATCGTCATGGTGGTGCCGACCCCGGATGGCATCCTCAACGAGCTGGTGCTGGCGGCGGCTCACCTGGCGGGGGTCGATTGGGTCTTCACCCTGGGTGGTGCCCAGGCCGTGGCGGCGCTGGCCTATGGCACCGAGACGGTGCCTCGGGTCGACAAGATCGTAGGGCCCGGCAACATCTACGTGGCGACTGCCAAGCGGGCAGTCTTCGGCCAGGTGGGTATCGACATGATCGCCGGCCCCTCGGAGATCCTGGTGATCTCCGACGGCGGTACCGACCCGGACTGGTTGGCCATGGATCTGTTTTCCCAGGCCGAACACGATGAGGACGCTCAGGCGATCTTCGTCAGCTGGGATGCCGCGCATGTAGAAGCGGTGGAAGAGGCCATGGCGCGCCTGCTGCCGACCATGGAGCGCGCGCCGATCATCCGCGACTCCCTGGCGGGTCGCGGTGCCCTGATCACCTGTCGCGATCGCGACGAAGCCGTGGCGCTGATCAATCGCATCGCGCCCGAGCATCTCGAGCTGTCACTCGAGGACCCCGAGGCGTTGCTGCCCGAGATTCGTCATGCGGGAGCGATCTTCATGGGGCGCTACACCGCCGAGGCGCTGGGTGACTACTGCGCCGGTCCCAACCATGTGCTGCCGACCTCCGGCACCGCGCGCTTCTCCTCGCCACTGGGGGTCTATGACTTCCAGAAGCGCTCTTCGATCATCCACTGCTCGGCGCAGGGGGCTTCGGCGCTGGGGCGCACCGCCTCGGTACTGGCGCGGGGCGAATCGCTGACCGCTCATGCGCGCTCAGCCGAATATCGCATCAAGGACTGA
- the mlaD gene encoding outer membrane lipid asymmetry maintenance protein MlaD, giving the protein MKRSKMMEFGVGLFMLAGILGIVFLGLGVSGLAFKGGEETYTLEANFANIGGLKPRARVTMAGVTVGRVEEVELDTEWYDARVTLSLDSRLEGQLSRDTTASILTSGLLGEQYVGLSVGGDPETLADGDTISDTQSALVLEELIQQFVANMAKE; this is encoded by the coding sequence ATGAAGCGCAGCAAGATGATGGAGTTTGGGGTCGGGCTGTTCATGCTGGCCGGGATTCTCGGGATCGTCTTCCTGGGGTTGGGCGTCAGTGGCCTCGCCTTCAAGGGCGGCGAGGAGACCTATACCCTGGAGGCCAACTTCGCCAATATCGGCGGGCTGAAGCCCCGGGCTCGGGTTACCATGGCCGGGGTGACCGTCGGTCGGGTGGAGGAGGTCGAGCTGGATACCGAGTGGTATGACGCCCGCGTCACCCTGTCCCTCGACAGTCGCCTGGAGGGGCAGTTGTCTCGCGACACCACGGCCTCGATTCTCACCTCCGGGCTGCTCGGCGAGCAGTATGTCGGCCTGTCGGTGGGGGGCGACCCCGAGACCCTGGCCGACGGTGATACCATCAGCGACACCCAGTCGGCCCTGGTGCTGGAGGAGTTGATCCAGCAGTTCGTGGCCAATATGGCCAAGGAATGA
- a CDS encoding KpsF/GutQ family sugar-phosphate isomerase — translation MTDAQDSAYRASARRTLGIERDAIEALEARIDAGFDRACELLLGCSGRVVVTGMGKSGHVGGKIAATLASTGTPAFFVHPGEASHGDLGMITPGDVVLALSNSGETAEVTALLPLLKRMDVPLISMTGRPDSTLARHAEAHLDAGVEREACPLDLAPTASTTAALVLGDALAVALLEARGFTAEDFALSHPGGSLGRRLLLTVGDLMHQGDRLPQVPLGSPLRDALIEITRQGLGFTCVIAPDGRLAGVYTDGDLRRTLDQHSDLHALRVEEVMTSPGKRTQADVLAAEAVRIMEESRISALAVVDGESRPVGALHMHDLLRSGVI, via the coding sequence ATGACTGATGCACAAGATTCGGCCTATCGGGCCAGCGCGCGCCGCACCCTGGGTATCGAACGCGATGCCATCGAGGCCCTCGAGGCCCGTATCGACGCCGGCTTCGACCGCGCCTGCGAGCTGCTGCTCGGCTGCTCGGGCCGCGTGGTGGTCACCGGCATGGGCAAGTCCGGCCATGTCGGCGGCAAGATCGCAGCGACGCTCGCCAGCACCGGCACCCCGGCCTTCTTCGTCCACCCAGGCGAGGCCAGCCATGGCGATCTGGGCATGATCACGCCCGGCGACGTGGTGCTGGCACTGTCCAACTCCGGCGAGACTGCCGAGGTGACCGCCCTGCTGCCGCTGCTCAAGCGCATGGATGTGCCGCTGATCAGCATGACCGGCCGCCCCGATTCGACGCTGGCCCGCCACGCCGAGGCCCACCTCGATGCCGGCGTCGAACGTGAGGCCTGCCCACTGGACCTGGCACCGACCGCCTCCACCACCGCCGCCCTGGTGCTGGGCGATGCCCTGGCGGTGGCACTGCTCGAGGCCCGCGGCTTCACCGCCGAGGACTTCGCCCTCTCGCATCCCGGCGGTAGCCTGGGACGACGACTGCTGCTTACCGTGGGCGACCTGATGCATCAGGGCGACCGCCTGCCACAGGTGCCGTTGGGCAGCCCGCTGCGCGACGCCTTGATCGAGATCACGCGCCAGGGACTCGGCTTCACCTGCGTGATCGCCCCGGACGGTCGCCTCGCCGGTGTCTACACCGACGGCGACCTGCGCCGCACCCTCGACCAGCATAGCGATCTGCACGCCCTGCGCGTCGAAGAGGTCATGACCTCTCCCGGCAAGCGCACCCAGGCCGACGTGCTTGCGGCCGAAGCGGTGCGTATCATGGAAGAGAGCCGCATCAGCGCGCTGGCCGTGGTCGACGGAGAAAGCCGCCCGGTCGGCGCCCTGCACATGCACGACCTGCTGAGAAGCGGCGTCATCTAA